The segment ATTGGAAAAAAACATCAGTCCGCAGAATATGACGGCGATTATGTCGGCAGAGTTCAACGTTAATAAAAGCGCCGATCTAACAGAAACACAGGGGCGCGCGTTGCTTAAAATTCTGAACGAAATGGCGGCCAACTAGTGGAGGCGCCACAAGCCACAATGAAGCGCCTAATGTCGCGCATGAATACGCTACTCGATGAATCGGAAAGGCTGGGCATACAAGCCGCACAAGCGGAGTATGAATACAAGCTTGAGGAAGCGAAAAAAACGCTCGAATTACGCGATGAAGGCTTTCCCGCGACACTTATACCAACGCTAACAAAAGGCGACGAAAAAGTGGCAAAAATGCGGCTGGCGCGTGACGTTGCGGAAGTACGTTACAAGTCGGCACAAGAACGAATCAACGCGGTAAAAAAAGAGATTAGCGTACTAGCGGAAGAGATCAACAGAGAATGGGGCAATGCTAAATATGGAGCATAGCAGAACGGCTAAAGACATTTTATTTGAGGCGCAAGCGGCGGACTGCGTCGCCGTGAATAAACATATTATGCGTGAATTTGGCGCTAATGCGGCTTTGTTATATGCCCTTATGTTGGAGGAATATGAAAACGTTAAAAAGGGCGGTGACGCTGGAACGAAGAAAGCATTGCTTGAGCGCATACAACAGGCCACACGCTTTCCTTTGTGGGAAATAGAGTGTGCGGTTGATGACTTGGAACGCGCCGGGGTTATAGATAGCAAAGAAGATGCATTTCGCATTTTCGTTATCGACAAGATCCCGACTGAATAAACAGAATGGAGCAATGCTAAATATGGGGTTTAAGCGGTTATCTCATTACAAATATTCAAAATTGCGCCGAAAGGTTTACGAGCGTGACGGCGGTCAATGCGTATTATGCGGCGGCGCGGGAGCACATATCCATCACATTATTTTCCGATCGCAGGGCGGTAAAGATGAGGCCGAAAACTTGGTCACTCTTTGCGGCAGTTGTCACGAAAAGGCGCACGGGCGCGGTAACGGCGCTTTTACTCAAAAATCAATCCGCGAAATGTTATTGAAATACGTTTCAAATGAATAAAGGGGGCGTGATGCACCGTGGGTCGTCAAGTCAAGCAAGGACTAGACTACTTCACGTTGGACGTTGATTTTTTCGATAGTATAAAGATCCGGAAAATTAGGAAAGCATGCGGCACTCAATCCATCGCTCTACTGGTCGCGTTGCTCTGTAATATTTATCGTGAAGAGGGATATTACGTGGGTTACGATGGCGATCTGACGTTCCTTATTGCTGAACAATTCAGCGTAAGCGAGGGCGCAGTAGAGGAGACGGTTCGAAAGGCTGTATCAGTGGGTTTTTTTGATGCCGACATGTTCCGCAAATACAACATACTCACGTCACACGCAATTCAGGAACGCTATTTTATAGCGGTTGACAAGCTGAAAAGAAAGCGTGTGGCGGTCACAGGAGATTTTGTACTCAAAAGCATCTCTGATTCTGGGTATGTTGATAAACTCGGCGGAAATGTCGTTTTCCATACGGATAAATCGAATAAATCATTGAATAAATCCGACTATGTAAAGGTAAAGGTAAATGTAAAGGAAAAGGTAAACGTAAATAAAAGCATAGTCGAGAAATCTCGACAACACACAAAAACGACAAGCAAACAAACAAACGCCACCTGCCAAGAAATCATTGACTACTTGAACGAAAAAGCACAGACAAAGTACAGGGCAACAACGGCAAAAACGCGTTCACTTATCAATGCGAGATTATCGGAAGGCTTTGTTGTTGGAGATTTTAAGACGGTTATAGATAAAAAGTGCGCGGAGTGGCAGGGGACGGAGTGGGAAAAGTTTTTGCGACCAGAAACATTATTCGGCACTAAATTTGAGGGTTATTTGAACGCACGGCAGACTGTACAGAAAAGCACTAACAAGAACGCTGATCTGTATGCGCGAGCGTTAGCGAAAGCGAGGGAAATAGATGAACGCCAATCTTGAAAGCGTTTTGAAAAGCCTTGAGCCGCTTGTGTACGCCTATCAGAAAGACGTTAAAGAGGGAACGTTTGAGGCTTATGTAACGTATTTAGCGGACGTGCCGCC is part of the Negativicoccus succinicivorans genome and harbors:
- a CDS encoding conserved phage C-terminal domain-containing protein, with protein sequence MGRQVKQGLDYFTLDVDFFDSIKIRKIRKACGTQSIALLVALLCNIYREEGYYVGYDGDLTFLIAEQFSVSEGAVEETVRKAVSVGFFDADMFRKYNILTSHAIQERYFIAVDKLKRKRVAVTGDFVLKSISDSGYVDKLGGNVVFHTDKSNKSLNKSDYVKVKVNVKEKVNVNKSIVEKSRQHTKTTSKQTNATCQEIIDYLNEKAQTKYRATTAKTRSLINARLSEGFVVGDFKTVIDKKCAEWQGTEWEKFLRPETLFGTKFEGYLNARQTVQKSTNKNADLYARALAKAREIDERQS
- a CDS encoding HNH endonuclease, encoding MGFKRLSHYKYSKLRRKVYERDGGQCVLCGGAGAHIHHIIFRSQGGKDEAENLVTLCGSCHEKAHGRGNGAFTQKSIREMLLKYVSNE